A window of the Hylaeus volcanicus isolate JK05 unplaced genomic scaffold, UHH_iyHylVolc1.0_haploid 12142, whole genome shotgun sequence genome harbors these coding sequences:
- the LOC128882703 gene encoding uncharacterized protein LOC128882703 isoform X2, which produces MDTQGGMSRNTGPGLYEFLMEAELQQYYPGIRGDLKVQTTAQLKYVTEEDLNAIGMSKPEMRRLKKYFQKHFPQNYLSKFKKMLLPKREEQTPGVLTMLPEERQDRPPIRVPNKHMIPADAIIVNKELGMGEFGVVQQGVWTNDGERIQVAIKCLSRERMQNNPIEFLKEAAIMHAIDHEHIVRLYGVVLDTNSLMLVTELAPLRSLLECLKEPSLRPSFPALSLCDFAVQIADGMQYLEAKRLIHRDLAARNILVFSKNKVKISDFGLSRALGVGKDYYQTNFNVNLKLPIAWCAPECISYLKFTSASDVWAYGVTLWEMFSYGFQPWAALTGHQILEAIDEPNFQRLEQPECCPKDYFSLMQQCWQHEPSKRPKFSELINLLPDLKPEQVQAVQDSSEIGQLVYRQGDVITVLDKGSSNTLWKGVLNSGKTGFFNPAHTIAYLGSNLPSNKPGEFTRGDGKNAFSSQRRKIRTDMISSPQGDLKHTGHVGLDGAYFGDIGFLGGKNPHLPRQVVTPYKPQEDVTDNSSQVANQDARNSEMNRELLRDNRTAQQDTQSKHESLWSDIGSEVCHVGALANSSTQSVSTNMANSTDTLGADHEYHEISDEENQDSPLRFDKTLNFDFGPSLLAEMDQMFRSLGSSPPPPPSAHPLSTEHESSNVRNELREIQAKQSNKKKQATVKPISAADQKTLYSAIAMAQELTARSMTDLEHPSESPRTPASPSRRRKFSFKLPHQHSPKPDRRHFSEEAASIPDIQWLCSSLQSLSSTVSSIESLGAPSTLKLPLWDKASAEFCFAKSRELLTKPSAWTSYMDIEFDAHILDNAATKPNLVKSTEFLENGNRKSTFGCENATETEGKLNALQQNGKMPSAMENLNFDFPRDPKRVSTSYVDRYFEQPKYFDDDNNAGCAIEKASYFGEEKMDRYEKINNLEQPSRSSCYSNIQEQCSMVVNKSIQLQNKFANCDQSLKDGTANFDAHCDDTTLTKEKSTNFGDFPRSKPIKVGNLELGTRPKISSSFSDSSKMNIPEFPKKMDLPKVRSGKVSFASRSANQEVKSMIYGSTDSIKANLKTGGGLDSPRGNMEAVRINIQSFRKIEQNQNGHDGFPFVISNNPLFIAETEKKESPVYSSSESLRVNFQRLRRKSDAEANNQVELSSKLLAEKYQREVSGLESVKNYLDSKKGQGLNLGLGKLTQNMIQLGKNIAQNSRNMESTTSKSLVTNMRNLDISGQMQTPVRSLNIPIQKPKHLDLNIPLQSQINMKLNLTQKANPPASPTIHQHILEPPKLYQNDNSKKEVPKTDVLLEKMPTAANIYRQRTSSLSENRKPPIKNIRRSFHPANDSSEDSDSISHSETDIRSRLRYKRRHKKLSHNFRLNFKNKGHFLHPESARGFSSIELCGKSPPPSTSFLNSLSPPFSSRNNLLSWPESAPSSSLTFTSNSDLDSDTSSEYPEFTNDILTFPPSPAP; this is translated from the exons ATGG ACACACAAGGAGGAATGTCCCGCAACACTGGACCTGGTTTGTACGAGTTCCTTATGGAAGCAGAGTTGCAGCAGTATTATCCAGGAATTCGAG GGGACTTGAAGGTACAGACAACCGctcaattaaaatatgtaactgAAGAAGACTTGAACGCGATTGGAATGAGCAAACCAGAAATGCGTCGTTTGAAGAAGTACTTTCAGAAACATTTTCCTCAAAATTACCTCTCCAAATTCAAGAAGATGCTGTTGCCGAAACGCGAAGAACAAACTCCAGGTGTTTTGACCATGTTACCGGAAGAGAGACAAGACAGACCGCCTATTCGTGTTCCTAATAAACATATGATACCAGCGGATGCTAtcattgtaaataaagaacTGGGAATGGGAGAATTTGGAGTCGTGCAGCAAGGTGTTTGGACCAACGATGGGGAAAGAATACAAGTAGCCATCAAATGTTTGTCCCGAGAAAGGATGCAGAACAATCCCATTGAATTTCTGAAAGAAGCAGCGATAATGCACGCGATAGACCACGAACATATCGTGAGATTGTACGGCGTAGTCTTGGATACGAACTCTTTGATGCTCGTGACGGAGTTGGCACCTTTGAGATCCTTACTCGAATGCCTGAAGGAGCCTAGTTTGCGTCCTAGTTTTCCAGCTCTCTCGCTGTGCGATTTTGCAGTCCAAATTGCAGATGGCATGCAATATTTAGAAGCAAAGAGATTGATACACCGCGATCTTGCTGCCAGAAACATCTTGGTCTTCTccaagaacaaagtaaaaatatcaGATTTTGGATTGTCTCGAGCTCTAGGGGTTGGAAAAGACTATTACCAAACGAACTTCAACGTGAATTTAAAACTACCAATAGCATGGTGCGCCCCAGAATGCATATCTTACTTAAAGTTCACTTCAGCTAGCGACGTATGGGCCTATGGAGTGACTCTATGGGAGATGTTCAGCTATGGTTTCCAACCATGGGCGGCGTTAACGGGCCACCAGATTCTAGAAGCGATAGACGAACCAAACTTCCAGAGATTAGAGCAGCCGGAGTGTTGTCCAAAAGATTATTTCTCGTTGATGCAACAGTGCTGGCAGCACGAGCCATCCAAACGACCAAAGTTctcggaattaattaaccTTCTACCTGACTTGAAGCCGGAACAAGTTCAAGCTGTTCAGGACAGTTCGGAGATTGGACAGCTCGTCTACAGGCAAGGCGATGTTATCACTGTTTTAGACAAAGGAAGCAGCAACACTTTATGGAAGGGTGTTTTGAATAGCGGGAAAACTGGGTTTTTTAATCCTGCTCATACGATAGCGTACCTTGGATCTAATTTACCAAGTAATAAACCTGGGGAATTCACGCGCGGGGATGGTAAGAATGCGTTCTCTTCTCAACGAAGAAAAATCAGGACGGACATGATTTCTTCGCCGCAAGGAGATTTGAAGCATACCGGTCATGTTGGACTGGACGGAGCTTACTTTGGCGATATCGGGTTCCTCGGTGGGAAGAATCCTCATTTACCAAGGCAAGTGGTAACTCCTTACAAACCACAGGAAGATGTAACAGACAATTCTAGTCAAGTTGCGAATCAAGATGCGAGAAATTCGGAGATGAACAGGGAATTATTGAGGGATAACAGGACTGCGCAGCAGGATACTCAAAGCAAGCATG AAAGTTTGTGGTCCGACATAGGCTCCGAAGTATGCCATGTAGGAGCTCTGGCTAATTCAAGTACACAGTCTGTGTCAACGAACATGGCTAACAGTACCGATACTCTTGGCGCAGACCATGAATACCATGAAATTAGCGACGAAGAAAATCAAGATAGTCCTCTACGATTCGATAAAAcgttaaattttgattttggaCCAAGTTTATTGGCTGAAATGGATCAAATGTTTAGATCATTAG GATCATCACCTCCTCCACCACCGTCTGCTCATCCTCTATCTACAGAACACGAGTCGAGCAATGTTAGAAACGAACTAAGAGAGATTCAAGCGAAGCAAtctaacaagaaaaaacaagcCACC GTGAAGCCTATCTCAGCCGCCGATCAGAAAACACTCTACTCAGCCATTGCTATGGCACAGGAATTGACAGCACGTTCCATGACAGATCTTGAACATCCGTCGGAGTCTCCCCGAACACCTGCCAGTCCTTCGAGGCGCAGAAAGTTCTCTTTTAAGTTGCCACATCAACACAGTCCCAAACCAGACAGACGACACTTTTCAGAAGAAGCTGCCAGTATACCTGACATACAG TGGTTGTGCTCGAGCTTGCAATCGTTATCGTCCACCGTCTCCAGCATAGAGTCTCTCGGTGCTCCGTCCACCCTGAAACTACCATTATGGGACAAAGCATCCGCTGAATTCTGTTTCGCAAAGTCGCGAGAGCTTCTGACCAAACCGAGCGCGTGGACTTCCTACATGGACATAGAGTTCGACGCGCACATTCTGGACAACGCTGCTACGAAGCCTAATCTGGTGAAATCGACTGAGTTTTTGGAAAATGGGAACAGAAAGAGCACCTTCGGCTGTGAGAACGCGACGGAAACCGAAGGAAAGCTGAATGCTCTTCAGCAAAACGGAAAGATGCCTTCGGCTATGGAGAACTTGAACTTCGACTTCCCGCGTGACCCGAAGAGGGTGTCCACCAGCTACGTGGATCGTTATTTCGAGCAACCTAAATACTTTGATGATGATAATAATGCAGGTTGTGCTATCGAGAAGGCTTCTTACTTCGGAGAGGAGAAGATGGACAGGTACGAGAAGATCAACAACTTGGAGCAGCCTAGTAGGTCTAGTTGCTACTCTAACATCCAGGAGCAATGTTCCATGGTGGTCAACAAGTCCATCCAGTTGCAGAACAAATTCGCCAATTGCGATCAGTCCCTGAAAGATGGCACAGCGAATTTCGACGCTCATTGCGACGATACGACCTTGACGAAGGAGAAGTCGACGAATTTCGGCGATTTTCCGCGCAGCAAACCCATCAAGGTTGGCAATCTGGAACTGGGGACACGTCCCAAGATCTCCAGCTCCTTCAGCGACTCTTCGAAAATGAACATCCCCGAATTTCCCAAGAAGATGGACCTACCGAAAGTCAGGAGCGGGAAAGTGTCTTTCGCGTCCAGAAGCGCGAATCAAGAAGTTAAAAGTATGATCTATGGGTCGACAGACAGCATCAAGGCTAACTTGAAGACTGGCGGAGGGTTGGACAGTCCTAGAGGGAATATGGAAGCCGTGAGGATCAACATACAGAGTTTTCGCAAGATAGAACAGAACCAGAACGGTCACGATGGTTTTCCTTTCGTAATATCCAACAATCCCTTGTTTATAGCTGAAACTGAAAAGAAGGAGTCGCCTGTTTACAGCAGCTCCGAGAGTCTGCGCGTTAACTTCCAAAGACTCAGACGAAAGTCCGACGCAGAGGCGAATAATCAAGTGGAGTTGAGCAGCAAACTTCTGGCAGAGAAGTACCAACGCGAGGTGTCGGGTTTGGAGAGCGTAAAGAACTACCTGGACTCTAAAAAAGGTCAAGGATTGAATCTAGGTCTGGGTAAGTTGACGCAGAATATGATCCAGTTGGGCAAGAACATCGCGCAAAACTCGAGGAACATGGAGAGCACTACGTCCAAGTCGCTGGTGACGAACATGAGGAACCTGGACATCTCTGGCCAAATGCAAACTCCGGTTAGGAGCTTGAACATTCCCATTCAGAAGCCTAAACATTTGGATTTAAACATTCCCCTGCAGTCGCAGATTAACATGAAGCTGAACCTGACGCAGAAGGCAAACCCTCCAGCGAGTCCTACAATACACCAGCACATCCTAGAGCCGCCAAAGTTGTATCAGAACGATAACTCGAAGAAAGAGGTGCCCAAGACTGATGTACTCTTAGAGAAAATGCCAACAGCTGCTAATATTTATAGGCAGAGGACATCTTCCCTTTCGGAGAACAGGAAACCGcctataaaaaatataaggaggTCGTTTCACCCTGCAAATGACTCCAGCGAGGATTCGGACTCCATATCTCATTCTGAAACGGACATAAGAAGCCGCTTGCGTTATAAGCGTCGCCACAAGAAACTTTCGCATAACtttcgtttgaatttcaagaacaAGGGCCACTTCTTGCACCCTGAGTCAGCCAGAGGTTTCTCGTCTATCGAACTCTGTGGGAAATCGCCACCACCATCGACCAGTTTCTTGAATTCTCTTTCACCGCCTTTTTCCTCCAGGAACAACCTACTTTCTTGGCCCGAAAGCGCTCCGAGCTCTAGTTTAACGTTCACTAGCAACTCCGACTTGGACTCTGACACCAGTTCGGAATATCCAGAGTTCACAAACGACATACTGACCTTCCCGCCATCCCCTGCCCCATAG
- the LOC128882703 gene encoding uncharacterized protein LOC128882703 isoform X3, producing the protein MSRNTGPGLYEFLMEAELQQYYPGIRGDLKVQTTAQLKYVTEEDLNAIGMSKPEMRRLKKYFQKHFPQNYLSKFKKMLLPKREEQTPGVLTMLPEERQDRPPIRVPNKHMIPADAIIVNKELGMGEFGVVQQGVWTNDGERIQVAIKCLSRERMQNNPIEFLKEAAIMHAIDHEHIVRLYGVVLDTNSLMLVTELAPLRSLLECLKEPSLRPSFPALSLCDFAVQIADGMQYLEAKRLIHRDLAARNILVFSKNKVKISDFGLSRALGVGKDYYQTNFNVNLKLPIAWCAPECISYLKFTSASDVWAYGVTLWEMFSYGFQPWAALTGHQILEAIDEPNFQRLEQPECCPKDYFSLMQQCWQHEPSKRPKFSELINLLPDLKPEQVQAVQDSSEIGQLVYRQGDVITVLDKGSSNTLWKGVLNSGKTGFFNPAHTIAYLGSNLPSNKPGEFTRGDGKNAFSSQRRKIRTDMISSPQGDLKHTGHVGLDGAYFGDIGFLGGKNPHLPRQVVTPYKPQEDVTDNSSQVANQDARNSEMNRELLRDNRTAQQDTQSKHESLWSDIGSEVCHVGALANSSTQSVSTNMANSTDTLGADHEYHEISDEENQDSPLRFDKTLNFDFGPSLLAEMDQMFRSLGSSPPPPPSAHPLSTEHESSNVRNELREIQAKQSNKKKQATVSPINVKPISAADQKTLYSAIAMAQELTARSMTDLEHPSESPRTPASPSRRRKFSFKLPHQHSPKPDRRHFSEEAASIPDIQWLCSSLQSLSSTVSSIESLGAPSTLKLPLWDKASAEFCFAKSRELLTKPSAWTSYMDIEFDAHILDNAATKPNLVKSTEFLENGNRKSTFGCENATETEGKLNALQQNGKMPSAMENLNFDFPRDPKRVSTSYVDRYFEQPKYFDDDNNAGCAIEKASYFGEEKMDRYEKINNLEQPSRSSCYSNIQEQCSMVVNKSIQLQNKFANCDQSLKDGTANFDAHCDDTTLTKEKSTNFGDFPRSKPIKVGNLELGTRPKISSSFSDSSKMNIPEFPKKMDLPKVRSGKVSFASRSANQEVKSMIYGSTDSIKANLKTGGGLDSPRGNMEAVRINIQSFRKIEQNQNGHDGFPFVISNNPLFIAETEKKESPVYSSSESLRVNFQRLRRKSDAEANNQVELSSKLLAEKYQREVSGLESVKNYLDSKKGQGLNLGLGKLTQNMIQLGKNIAQNSRNMESTTSKSLVTNMRNLDISGQMQTPVRSLNIPIQKPKHLDLNIPLQSQINMKLNLTQKANPPASPTIHQHILEPPKLYQNDNSKKEVPKTDVLLEKMPTAANIYRQRTSSLSENRKPPIKNIRRSFHPANDSSEDSDSISHSETDIRSRLRYKRRHKKLSHNFRLNFKNKGHFLHPESARGFSSIELCGKSPPPSTSFLNSLSPPFSSRNNLLSWPESAPSSSLTFTSNSDLDSDTSSEYPEFTNDILTFPPSPAP; encoded by the exons ATGTCCCGCAACACTGGACCTGGTTTGTACGAGTTCCTTATGGAAGCAGAGTTGCAGCAGTATTATCCAGGAATTCGAG GGGACTTGAAGGTACAGACAACCGctcaattaaaatatgtaactgAAGAAGACTTGAACGCGATTGGAATGAGCAAACCAGAAATGCGTCGTTTGAAGAAGTACTTTCAGAAACATTTTCCTCAAAATTACCTCTCCAAATTCAAGAAGATGCTGTTGCCGAAACGCGAAGAACAAACTCCAGGTGTTTTGACCATGTTACCGGAAGAGAGACAAGACAGACCGCCTATTCGTGTTCCTAATAAACATATGATACCAGCGGATGCTAtcattgtaaataaagaacTGGGAATGGGAGAATTTGGAGTCGTGCAGCAAGGTGTTTGGACCAACGATGGGGAAAGAATACAAGTAGCCATCAAATGTTTGTCCCGAGAAAGGATGCAGAACAATCCCATTGAATTTCTGAAAGAAGCAGCGATAATGCACGCGATAGACCACGAACATATCGTGAGATTGTACGGCGTAGTCTTGGATACGAACTCTTTGATGCTCGTGACGGAGTTGGCACCTTTGAGATCCTTACTCGAATGCCTGAAGGAGCCTAGTTTGCGTCCTAGTTTTCCAGCTCTCTCGCTGTGCGATTTTGCAGTCCAAATTGCAGATGGCATGCAATATTTAGAAGCAAAGAGATTGATACACCGCGATCTTGCTGCCAGAAACATCTTGGTCTTCTccaagaacaaagtaaaaatatcaGATTTTGGATTGTCTCGAGCTCTAGGGGTTGGAAAAGACTATTACCAAACGAACTTCAACGTGAATTTAAAACTACCAATAGCATGGTGCGCCCCAGAATGCATATCTTACTTAAAGTTCACTTCAGCTAGCGACGTATGGGCCTATGGAGTGACTCTATGGGAGATGTTCAGCTATGGTTTCCAACCATGGGCGGCGTTAACGGGCCACCAGATTCTAGAAGCGATAGACGAACCAAACTTCCAGAGATTAGAGCAGCCGGAGTGTTGTCCAAAAGATTATTTCTCGTTGATGCAACAGTGCTGGCAGCACGAGCCATCCAAACGACCAAAGTTctcggaattaattaaccTTCTACCTGACTTGAAGCCGGAACAAGTTCAAGCTGTTCAGGACAGTTCGGAGATTGGACAGCTCGTCTACAGGCAAGGCGATGTTATCACTGTTTTAGACAAAGGAAGCAGCAACACTTTATGGAAGGGTGTTTTGAATAGCGGGAAAACTGGGTTTTTTAATCCTGCTCATACGATAGCGTACCTTGGATCTAATTTACCAAGTAATAAACCTGGGGAATTCACGCGCGGGGATGGTAAGAATGCGTTCTCTTCTCAACGAAGAAAAATCAGGACGGACATGATTTCTTCGCCGCAAGGAGATTTGAAGCATACCGGTCATGTTGGACTGGACGGAGCTTACTTTGGCGATATCGGGTTCCTCGGTGGGAAGAATCCTCATTTACCAAGGCAAGTGGTAACTCCTTACAAACCACAGGAAGATGTAACAGACAATTCTAGTCAAGTTGCGAATCAAGATGCGAGAAATTCGGAGATGAACAGGGAATTATTGAGGGATAACAGGACTGCGCAGCAGGATACTCAAAGCAAGCATG AAAGTTTGTGGTCCGACATAGGCTCCGAAGTATGCCATGTAGGAGCTCTGGCTAATTCAAGTACACAGTCTGTGTCAACGAACATGGCTAACAGTACCGATACTCTTGGCGCAGACCATGAATACCATGAAATTAGCGACGAAGAAAATCAAGATAGTCCTCTACGATTCGATAAAAcgttaaattttgattttggaCCAAGTTTATTGGCTGAAATGGATCAAATGTTTAGATCATTAG GATCATCACCTCCTCCACCACCGTCTGCTCATCCTCTATCTACAGAACACGAGTCGAGCAATGTTAGAAACGAACTAAGAGAGATTCAAGCGAAGCAAtctaacaagaaaaaacaagcCACCGTGAGTCCAATAAAT GTGAAGCCTATCTCAGCCGCCGATCAGAAAACACTCTACTCAGCCATTGCTATGGCACAGGAATTGACAGCACGTTCCATGACAGATCTTGAACATCCGTCGGAGTCTCCCCGAACACCTGCCAGTCCTTCGAGGCGCAGAAAGTTCTCTTTTAAGTTGCCACATCAACACAGTCCCAAACCAGACAGACGACACTTTTCAGAAGAAGCTGCCAGTATACCTGACATACAG TGGTTGTGCTCGAGCTTGCAATCGTTATCGTCCACCGTCTCCAGCATAGAGTCTCTCGGTGCTCCGTCCACCCTGAAACTACCATTATGGGACAAAGCATCCGCTGAATTCTGTTTCGCAAAGTCGCGAGAGCTTCTGACCAAACCGAGCGCGTGGACTTCCTACATGGACATAGAGTTCGACGCGCACATTCTGGACAACGCTGCTACGAAGCCTAATCTGGTGAAATCGACTGAGTTTTTGGAAAATGGGAACAGAAAGAGCACCTTCGGCTGTGAGAACGCGACGGAAACCGAAGGAAAGCTGAATGCTCTTCAGCAAAACGGAAAGATGCCTTCGGCTATGGAGAACTTGAACTTCGACTTCCCGCGTGACCCGAAGAGGGTGTCCACCAGCTACGTGGATCGTTATTTCGAGCAACCTAAATACTTTGATGATGATAATAATGCAGGTTGTGCTATCGAGAAGGCTTCTTACTTCGGAGAGGAGAAGATGGACAGGTACGAGAAGATCAACAACTTGGAGCAGCCTAGTAGGTCTAGTTGCTACTCTAACATCCAGGAGCAATGTTCCATGGTGGTCAACAAGTCCATCCAGTTGCAGAACAAATTCGCCAATTGCGATCAGTCCCTGAAAGATGGCACAGCGAATTTCGACGCTCATTGCGACGATACGACCTTGACGAAGGAGAAGTCGACGAATTTCGGCGATTTTCCGCGCAGCAAACCCATCAAGGTTGGCAATCTGGAACTGGGGACACGTCCCAAGATCTCCAGCTCCTTCAGCGACTCTTCGAAAATGAACATCCCCGAATTTCCCAAGAAGATGGACCTACCGAAAGTCAGGAGCGGGAAAGTGTCTTTCGCGTCCAGAAGCGCGAATCAAGAAGTTAAAAGTATGATCTATGGGTCGACAGACAGCATCAAGGCTAACTTGAAGACTGGCGGAGGGTTGGACAGTCCTAGAGGGAATATGGAAGCCGTGAGGATCAACATACAGAGTTTTCGCAAGATAGAACAGAACCAGAACGGTCACGATGGTTTTCCTTTCGTAATATCCAACAATCCCTTGTTTATAGCTGAAACTGAAAAGAAGGAGTCGCCTGTTTACAGCAGCTCCGAGAGTCTGCGCGTTAACTTCCAAAGACTCAGACGAAAGTCCGACGCAGAGGCGAATAATCAAGTGGAGTTGAGCAGCAAACTTCTGGCAGAGAAGTACCAACGCGAGGTGTCGGGTTTGGAGAGCGTAAAGAACTACCTGGACTCTAAAAAAGGTCAAGGATTGAATCTAGGTCTGGGTAAGTTGACGCAGAATATGATCCAGTTGGGCAAGAACATCGCGCAAAACTCGAGGAACATGGAGAGCACTACGTCCAAGTCGCTGGTGACGAACATGAGGAACCTGGACATCTCTGGCCAAATGCAAACTCCGGTTAGGAGCTTGAACATTCCCATTCAGAAGCCTAAACATTTGGATTTAAACATTCCCCTGCAGTCGCAGATTAACATGAAGCTGAACCTGACGCAGAAGGCAAACCCTCCAGCGAGTCCTACAATACACCAGCACATCCTAGAGCCGCCAAAGTTGTATCAGAACGATAACTCGAAGAAAGAGGTGCCCAAGACTGATGTACTCTTAGAGAAAATGCCAACAGCTGCTAATATTTATAGGCAGAGGACATCTTCCCTTTCGGAGAACAGGAAACCGcctataaaaaatataaggaggTCGTTTCACCCTGCAAATGACTCCAGCGAGGATTCGGACTCCATATCTCATTCTGAAACGGACATAAGAAGCCGCTTGCGTTATAAGCGTCGCCACAAGAAACTTTCGCATAACtttcgtttgaatttcaagaacaAGGGCCACTTCTTGCACCCTGAGTCAGCCAGAGGTTTCTCGTCTATCGAACTCTGTGGGAAATCGCCACCACCATCGACCAGTTTCTTGAATTCTCTTTCACCGCCTTTTTCCTCCAGGAACAACCTACTTTCTTGGCCCGAAAGCGCTCCGAGCTCTAGTTTAACGTTCACTAGCAACTCCGACTTGGACTCTGACACCAGTTCGGAATATCCAGAGTTCACAAACGACATACTGACCTTCCCGCCATCCCCTGCCCCATAG